The following coding sequences are from one Coriobacteriia bacterium window:
- a CDS encoding trypsin-like peptidase domain-containing protein: MSTDSMNPNPSGQEPSAEEFPSAPQPLPGVPPATPQPPAPGYPPTQPTPVVPTEPPTPAVPPMPAAPAAPPAPQQPVAAPNAPWETPAAAAPPAWQPPVPPTASAPPAPEWTPPSRAYDEPLPVCDYTGESEEPCEEPAQDKRWSSAAVVTSATLGALVGGLLVAAALVWAFGLLPLGTRTATVTSPSPNISAAKISINAKNSNVDVATAVAKKAVPSVVSITIQQAVVDPFSGTKSYQDVASGSGVIIRQDGYILTNNHVIDGADRIMVTVGVESKVAKVVGVDKTTDIAVIKVDGTGYPAIEIGSSKDLQVGQWVMAVGSPFGLEKTVTSGIVSALQRSEQAQGQTSNDITTYTNLIQTDAAINPGNSGGALVDENGKIVGLNSLISSPSGSVGVAQSAGIGFAIPIDFAIDIAKQLIASGKATHPYLGVSTQTVDESVAAQYGLAVKSGALVRFVSPSSPADKGGMKAGDIITKIGALDVTSVADVFAGIRAVKIGQTVPVEVVRNNQNVTLQVTMGSDATAQ; encoded by the coding sequence ATGAGCACCGATTCCATGAATCCAAACCCGTCCGGCCAAGAACCCAGCGCCGAGGAGTTTCCGTCCGCGCCGCAGCCGCTTCCGGGCGTCCCTCCCGCGACGCCGCAGCCGCCTGCTCCCGGGTATCCGCCGACGCAGCCGACACCCGTCGTCCCGACCGAGCCGCCCACCCCTGCGGTGCCGCCGATGCCGGCTGCACCCGCAGCGCCGCCCGCCCCGCAACAGCCCGTGGCCGCGCCGAATGCTCCGTGGGAGACGCCCGCAGCCGCTGCGCCGCCGGCGTGGCAGCCACCAGTGCCACCAACAGCATCGGCGCCTCCAGCTCCGGAGTGGACGCCGCCCTCTCGCGCGTACGACGAGCCGCTGCCCGTGTGCGACTACACGGGCGAGAGCGAGGAACCGTGCGAGGAGCCAGCTCAAGACAAGCGCTGGTCGAGCGCGGCGGTAGTGACCTCGGCGACGCTCGGCGCGCTCGTGGGAGGGCTGCTGGTTGCGGCCGCCCTCGTGTGGGCGTTTGGGCTCCTGCCGCTTGGCACCAGGACCGCTACCGTCACCTCGCCGAGCCCCAACATCTCGGCGGCGAAGATCTCGATCAACGCGAAGAACTCGAATGTCGACGTCGCCACGGCCGTCGCCAAGAAGGCCGTTCCGTCCGTCGTGAGCATTACGATCCAGCAGGCTGTGGTAGACCCGTTCAGCGGCACCAAGTCCTACCAGGACGTTGCAAGCGGATCGGGCGTCATCATCCGGCAGGACGGCTATATCCTGACCAACAACCACGTGATCGACGGTGCCGATCGGATCATGGTCACGGTGGGCGTGGAGAGCAAGGTCGCCAAGGTCGTGGGCGTCGACAAGACCACAGACATCGCCGTCATCAAAGTCGACGGTACGGGATACCCGGCCATTGAGATCGGGTCATCCAAAGACCTGCAGGTCGGGCAGTGGGTTATGGCCGTCGGCAGCCCATTCGGGCTTGAGAAAACCGTGACCAGCGGCATCGTCTCGGCACTCCAGCGCTCCGAACAGGCGCAGGGCCAGACGAGCAACGACATCACGACGTACACGAACCTCATCCAGACCGACGCTGCCATCAACCCGGGCAACTCAGGTGGTGCGCTCGTCGATGAGAACGGCAAGATTGTTGGCTTGAACTCGCTGATCTCCTCGCCGTCGGGCAGCGTGGGCGTGGCGCAGTCGGCGGGTATCGGTTTCGCCATCCCAATCGACTTTGCCATCGACATCGCCAAGCAGCTCATCGCGTCCGGCAAGGCGACGCACCCGTACTTGGGCGTCTCGACGCAGACGGTCGACGAGAGCGTGGCGGCGCAGTACGGCCTGGCCGTCAAGAGCGGTGCGCTCGTGCGCTTCGTGTCGCCCAGCTCGCCAGCGGACAAGGGCGGGATGAAGGCTGGCGACATCATCACCAAGATCGGTGCCCTGGATGTGACCAGCGTCGCCGACGTGTTCGCCGGCATCCGCGCGGTCAAGATCGGGCAGACCGTGCCAGTCGAGGTCGTTCGCAACAATCAGAATGTCACGCTACAGGTGACGATGGGCTCGGACGCGACCGCCCAGTGA